The bacterium region TTTATATCACCAAGAATACTTTCACTTATATAGGGTTTACCAAAGGAATAATTTTCTTTATAAGGAACTTTCGTTGCCCTCGTTAAAAAACTCATAAAAGGTTTTTCGTTGTTTTTCCAGTAATTCTCCCATATCTTTAAAGTTCCAAAATCAGGATATCCGAGAAAGATTAAATTTTTTGAAGGTATTCCTAACATTCCTGTTGCTTTGGTTGACTCTTTTCTTCTTATCTCTCCGAGTTCAATGTAAGCAGAAGGTTTTAAAACAAGTTTTTTCTCGTAAAATCTGTAGGGTATCTGGTTATGGTCCCCATTGGTCAGATAAACAATATAGACATTGGCATTACTTTTTATCGCCTTCTGTATCACTCCTGCACATCCTAAAACTTCATCATCAGGATGTGGAGCAAAGATGAGAATTTTTTCACCTCCGTCTATAAGGAGATTGTTTATAGAACCATAAGAAAGATTGACATATAACAATAGACCGAAAAGTACTATTTTAAAATAACCATTCATTATATTTTTCCTTTCTTAATTAATCACAATAGAATATAGGAATTTTTGATTGTAGTTCTTTAAGATAACTATTAAACTTCTCTTCAAACTTTATATTCTGAAGTATGGCTCTCGCTTTCAGATATAACTGATAAGAATTGATTTCTTCCTTCTGCACATCTTTAAGTAGAACTACAAGGTACTTATTACCCACTTTTACAGGACTGCTTAGATTTCCCTTTGAAAGATTTTCTATTGCAGATAAGACATCAGGTGCTATCTCTTCCTTTGAAAGAGTTATTTCTTCTCCCATCTCCGGTTCCTTGGTAATATCAAAATTTTTTATAAAGTCCTGTGCGGATAACTCACTGTCAAACCACTTCAAACGAAAATAATAGGAATAATTACCTTTTTCTTTTAACTCTTTTGTCTTATCTGCAATTTCAGAAGAAGTTATCTCTATCGTATCAACTACATTCTTTTTTACAAGGTTTCGCACCTTTATCTTTTCTTCCACCGTCTTTACAAATATACTGTAAGGAATGTTATCTATGTTCAGTGCTTTATAAAAGGATGCTTCATCAGGAAACCTTTTTTTAATCCGTTCTACTTCAAAAGTAAGTTCTTCAGGTGATACCTCTATCCCTTCTTTTTCTGCCTGAAAGAGAAGCAATTTTTCTATTACTATATCCCTCAATGCTTCTTCATAATTTTTATTCTCCTCCTTCATCTTTATCCGTACATCGCTTTCAAGTACAACTTTGTTTCCCACCATAACCACAGATGAGTTCTCACAATGTAATGTAAATGTTATACATACAAGCATTACGCAGATAAATATCTTTTTCATATTCGCATCTCCTTCATTTTGATTTCAATCTGTCAATCTTTTCTAAATAAATTTTTATCCTGCTTTTTCCTTTAAGTTCAGACATCAATCTTTCAACCTCTCCTTTTTTCTTGAAAGAGATAAGCATTTCCTTTATAGATGGTTTTGCCTCCTCAAGTGTAAGCATCCTGCTTTCTGTCTTTCCTGCAAGTTTTATGATGTGATAACCTGACTCTGTTTTTATAATATCTCCAAGTATATCTCCCGGTGTAATTCTTGATATGAGCGTTGATATCTCGGGCTCAAGTTTCCTTATATCAATCCACCCGAGGTCTCCTGCCTTTTCTCTACTTGCGGATATGGATTCATTGACTGCTATCATTTCAAATGATTCCCCTAAAGATAACCTTCTCCTTACATTTTCAGCTTTCTCCTGTGTTGGCAATACTATTTCAGATAACCTTACCTTTTCAGGTATAAGAAATTCTTCCAGGTGTGTATTGTAATATTCTGTTATCTCCTCATCTGTAACTTTTATCCTTTCAGTCAGAACTTTATCCACATACTCTTTTGTAAGAACCTTTATGTAATAATTTTTCATTATATCATCCACATTTCTTTTCAATCTCCGCTCGTATCTCTTTGCTTCATGGAAAAGAAGTATCTGGTTTACATATGTTTCCACAACACTTTTAGGGTCTGTTTCCAGCATCTCCGTGTATAAAGAGGGGGATGACTCAACCTCAACAAGAATATCTTTTATCGTAATCGGATAACCATTGACAACTGCTACTACATTTCTGTTTTTTAAAAATAATATAAGGTATATAAGTCCAAAAAAGATAATTACAGCACCAGATATAATCAGAATATTTCTTGCCTTCTTTGAAAGGTTCATCTTTATCTTCATATGCCTCTCTCTTTATTTCCCCAATTGTTCCTTCCTCTCATGTAAAAAGATGAAAGGTTGATGATTTTACTGTATCTCTCTCCTGTATAATACTCTTTTCTTATTTCTGTCATACCAGAGAACTATCTTTTTTTCTGCTATAATCTCTTCCTCTTCTATTTTACCATTATTATTTATATCCTGCACCTTCTGTCCAACTGTTATGATTTTAAACACATTACTTCTTACAGTTATAAGGTCTATAATTCTTGAAAATATAAGTTCTTTCTCTTTCTCTTCGTCCAGGAAAAGGTCCCATGTATTGTCCCAGAAGTTAAATCCATACTTTGTCATTGCTCTACTCAAAAGTTCCTGTGGAGATGAACCATCGCCATACAAACCGAGAATATCTGAAATATCTTTATAAGGTCTGGCATCTATTATTGCTTTTGCTACTTCATTGTCAACCAGTGGCAGGCATTGTAAAACCTGTTCTGAAGCGGTATTTATATTTACTCTACCATAAGTTGGTTCTTCTGGATTTTCTACAACTGTAAAGTGGTCAATGAGTTTTCTGTCAGTACCATGCTTCCAGAAATCCAGTGTTTTCCAGTGTTCTTTTTTATGGATGAAAGAAAGTTCTGATATGGAATTAAATCTGTCATTTTTAATAACAAAAGAGGTAGGCCAGTTCAATAACCAATCAGTTGTTCCAAACTCACCTCCAATCCACGGCTGGAATGTTATATTGGGTTTTCCTGGTGTTGGTTTTTGTACAACCCAGTCAAAGATACCTGACATCCTCGGGTCATTTTTCCCCACAGTGGTAAAAGGAGAATCCACTATATATTCAGTATGTTCTATAAGGTTGTCTTTGCTATCATAAAGACGCATTGTAAAGTCCAGTCCTAAATTGGCAAAAAGAGGGATCTTCTTTAATACATCATCAATAAAACTGAGAGAACCAGGGTTTACAGCAAGAATGGGTTCATAGTACTGACAGCCACCAGGTTCCCTGATAGGAACAAAAAGAGGAAAGATAATTGGAGGGTCCCCAGGAATGATTACGATAATGATACTAATTAAATCACCTATGGTATAGTAAGAACGCGGTGGTATCTTTGTCCCATTCGGTATAACTATGGAAGCAGACACCACCTTTTCTACTATACTTTTTACCCGTTCTGGTGCTATGTTTGTTTCTCCTTCTGTTATATCATCTAATATCTCCTCTGACTCATTATAAACCTCATTCCAGAACCCAGAAAAGAGAGTTATCACACCTTTTATCCTCCATCCACTAATATCCAGTGGTTCAGAATAGGGATTGAATATCTCTATGAACTGTCCTCCTTTCTCCCTTAGCATAACGATGTTTCCTATGGTTTCTCTGCTCCATGTCTTCACTGCTTCTATCTCATTAAAATAAGGGGTTTTATTTATTCCTAAAAGGGTTTTATTTCCTATCTGATATTGTGGTGGGACACGGCTTTTATCCCTGTAAGCAATAATATTAAGGGCAACCTGTGATGCTACATCATTTTCATATCCAAGTTCCTTTAATTTGTTAAAAATCATTACAACGGATTTCTTGTTAATGTTTATCCGCTCCTTCCCCTCGCTGTTTACATTCAGGTCATAAGAAAATGTAGTGATATGGTTTTTGATTTTTTTGTATATCTCCTCACTTATACCATCAACCAGTTTCACATCAGAAGGGATGATATACTTTCTTTGTTTTCTGTATG contains the following coding sequences:
- a CDS encoding peptidyl-prolyl cis-trans isomerase: MKKIFICVMLVCITFTLHCENSSVVMVGNKVVLESDVRIKMKEENKNYEEALRDIVIEKLLLFQAEKEGIEVSPEELTFEVERIKKRFPDEASFYKALNIDNIPYSIFVKTVEEKIKVRNLVKKNVVDTIEITSSEIADKTKELKEKGNYSYYFRLKWFDSELSAQDFIKNFDITKEPEMGEEITLSKEEIAPDVLSAIENLSKGNLSSPVKVGNKYLVVLLKDVQKEEINSYQLYLKARAILQNIKFEEKFNSYLKELQSKIPIFYCD
- a CDS encoding peptidyl-prolyl cis-trans isomerase, whose product is MKIKMNLSKKARNILIISGAVIIFFGLIYLILFLKNRNVVAVVNGYPITIKDILVEVESSPSLYTEMLETDPKSVVETYVNQILLFHEAKRYERRLKRNVDDIMKNYYIKVLTKEYVDKVLTERIKVTDEEITEYYNTHLEEFLIPEKVRLSEIVLPTQEKAENVRRRLSLGESFEMIAVNESISASREKAGDLGWIDIRKLEPEISTLISRITPGDILGDIIKTESGYHIIKLAGKTESRMLTLEEAKPSIKEMLISFKKKGEVERLMSELKGKSRIKIYLEKIDRLKSK
- a CDS encoding helix-hairpin-helix domain-containing protein translates to MKKHLKNISESLCNRKGASVVLVLMILLLLFIFTGMLLFIFKFWEKTSYKIFTGKTAQHLAKIGIDNAIWELDNDSREYDAFTDGWRASFEGDEVDLNDDVIPDAKWFYTKDNTGIITGRYAVLVEDESGKININYAGGAGWLPTHTVSDIDIFSELIGKKRTQNIIAYRKQRKYIIPSDVKLVDGISEEIYKKIKNHITTFSYDLNVNSEGKERININKKSVVMIFNKLKELGYENDVASQVALNIIAYRDKSRVPPQYQIGNKTLLGINKTPYFNEIEAVKTWSRETIGNIVMLREKGGQFIEIFNPYSEPLDISGWRIKGVITLFSGFWNEVYNESEEILDDITEGETNIAPERVKSIVEKVVSASIVIPNGTKIPPRSYYTIGDLISIIIVIIPGDPPIIFPLFVPIREPGGCQYYEPILAVNPGSLSFIDDVLKKIPLFANLGLDFTMRLYDSKDNLIEHTEYIVDSPFTTVGKNDPRMSGIFDWVVQKPTPGKPNITFQPWIGGEFGTTDWLLNWPTSFVIKNDRFNSISELSFIHKKEHWKTLDFWKHGTDRKLIDHFTVVENPEEPTYGRVNINTASEQVLQCLPLVDNEVAKAIIDARPYKDISDILGLYGDGSSPQELLSRAMTKYGFNFWDNTWDLFLDEEKEKELIFSRIIDLITVRSNVFKIITVGQKVQDINNNGKIEEEEIIAEKKIVLWYDRNKKRVLYRREIQ